The genomic stretch CAGACGCTCGGCGATGCGCACGGCATGGCTGCTACCGGGCAAGCCCACCTGCATTCGGAACGTCGGAGACAGCGTGTCGAGGTCGAACTCCATCGAAGCGTTGATCAGATGCGGGCTCTCGTGGGCGTACGCCTTCAGCGCTCCGTAGTGCGTCGTGACCAGCACAAGGGCTCCCCGGTTCAGGAACCCGTCCAGGAGCGCCATCGCCAGCGCGGCGCCTTCGTCCGGGTCCGTCCCGGCGCCGATCTCGTCGAGCAGTACGAGCGTGCTGGGCGAAGCGTTGGCCAGGTAGCGAATGATCCGAGTCAGGTGGGAAGAGAAGGTGCTGAGGCTCTGTTCGATGCTCTGCTCATCGCCGATGTCGGCGAAGACCCCGGTGAACAAGCCGAACCGGCTGCCGTAGTCGGCAGGAACCGGGATGCCGGACATCGCCATGAGAGTCAGCAGTCCGACCGTCTTGAGAGCGACCGTCTTGCCCCCGGTGTTGGGCCCGGTGACGATGACCCCCTGGCTTCGCTCGCCCAGCGTGATGTCGATGGGGACGACCCTCCGCGCCGCGCCTTCGGTGGATCGCTCCTGGCGGATCCGGTGCTCCAGGATCGGATGGCGCGCCTTCCGAAGCTCGACAACGGCATGATCCTCGATGATCGGCGTGATGCACGCGTAGTCCACGGCGAAGCGTGCCTTCGCACGAAGGAAGTCGAGCTCCGTCAGGACCGAGGCATTCGCCCGAAGTCCCTCCAACTGGGCACGCAGCTCGTCGCTCAGCTCGCGCAGGATCCGCTGCACCTCGACGTGTTCGCGCTGGAACAGGGCATGCAGCTCGTTGTTGGCTTCGACGACTGCGAGCGGCTCGACGAAGACCGTAACGCCGGAGGCGGACATGCCCTGCACGACGCCCGGAACCTGTCCCCGGAAGTCCTGCCGGATCGGCACGACATACCGGTCGTTCCGCAGCGTGATGACGCGCTCTTGGATCGCCTCCGCGTTCGACGGGTTACGCAGCACGCCTTCGAGGCGCTCCTGGATCTGCTCACGAACGCGGTGCAGCGCGTGTCTGATTCGGCGGAGTTCCGGGCTCGCCGAATTGAGCACCTCGCCCTCTGGGCTGATAGACGCCTCTAGCCGTTCCTCCAGCGATGGGAAGCGCGCGAGCTCGGAGCAGCGACGGGCAAGCTCCGGGTACTCGTCTGCGACCTCGATACGGATCAGAAACGCCAACAGCTTTCGGCTGACCCGGAGATGACCTGCGATCTCGACGAGCGTCTCGGGCTCCAGGACGGAACCTTTCTCCAGGCGCGTCAGGTGTGCATCGACCGTCCGAAGACCATGCAGAGGCAGCCCTTGGTGGGACAGCTCTATGTGCTTGACGTCGTCGGTGGCTTGGAGCTCGCGCCGAACGGCGTCGGCGTCGAGTTGCGGGGCGGCGGCTTGGGTGCGGCTCTTGCCGGATGAGGAGACCGCGTACGTCTCGACCATCTCCTTGAGTTTCTGAAACTCAAGAGTCCCGGCTTCGCTGGGGATCATCAGCACGCCTTTGTGAACGAAGCGTTTCACGTACTCGCTGTTGATAGAATGTAATGCCCGAAAAACGGGATGTCAAGCCAATGAAGGGTGTACCGACCCGATCTGCCCCATTTGGGGCATCGAAGCGGTCTAGCCTCCGTGCAGGGCTTTCAGATCGAGCCGGAGCGCCAAGTCGTCGGAGACACGGCAGGCTCGATCGACGTCCTCTCGGGACTGCAGGCTCAGCAGCGCAACATGCACAAAGGGGTTCGACAGGACGTAGTTGAGGAGGAACGCCTCGACGTCCCCGCCATGCCGAATGCTTCCTCCGGTCGCGGCAAGCAGCCGCCCGAACGTCCCGCTCGTGGTGGACCGCATCGTGGCGACGCCCATCCCCATCTCGATTGCCTGCGGGATGATTCCTTCTCCTGTGAACCCATCCGACGTGCTCTGGTACATCAGGCTGTATTGCGTCTGGATCATGTCGAACTCGTCGGACGCGATCATGCGCTCCACTCCGGCGGATGGACCGTCTGCCGAGAAGCCGAAGAACCGTACCTTGCCCTCGTCGCGCAGTCGTGAGAACGCATCGATCCCATCGTCGAGCGCCGCAGACGCCTCGTGTTCCTCGAACCAGCCTCCGTGGAACTGGAGCACGTCCACGAAGTCGGTCCGCAAGCGGCGGAGACTGCCGACTACGTCATTGCCGATCTCGGTGGGAATGAAGGACTTGGTCTTGGTCGCGATGACGACCTGGTCGCGCCTGCCGCGCACCGCCTCGGCGATGACTCTCTCGCTCGACCCATCTCCATACGACGGAGCGGTGTCCAGGAAGTCGATGCCGGAATCCATGGCGTAGCGGATCACGTCAGCGCACTGCGGCACGTCGTCCGTGGATCGGATCCGTCCGCCTCCGAAGCCCACCTCAGACACGCTCAATCCTGTCCTTCCGAAAGTGCGTGTGCGCATGGATCTCCTGATCGTTCGCAGATGGACAGCGGCCGGAGGTGACGACCTACTGGCTCGTGCGAGCGGCAGCCGGTGCGTTGGACAGGCTCAGGCGTTCGATCTCGAGAGAGGCGCGCTGGTACTGTTCGCGACTGGGAGAGATGGGCCGATCGCCCGCAGCCGACACATACCCGTAGAGAGCGGCTTCGGTTCTGCCCTCGGCGTCAGCCTTCGTGGCTTCCGCGAGCGACCTCAGATGGTTCTCGATCTCGGTCTGGATGCGTATGGCGTCCTCGACCCGGGTGCGCTCGGACTCCGGTTTCGCCAGCGTCTCCTGCACCCACGCGTCCAGAGCGCTGCCGACACCGACGAGGTCCGTAGCCGTCGATGGGCTTTCGACGCGGGCGAGGAACGTGCTGGCTCGGCCGGCGAGGTCGTCAGCGTACTGGCGAATCGCGGCCGCCCTCGACTCGACGTGCTTCGCTATGAGCGACTCGTAGGCAGCGCGAGCCTCGTCAGGCTTGCCCATCCTGCGCGCGACTCGGGCTCGCCCCAGGATCGCTTCGGCGGTCGCAACCCCGAATCCGGCCACGGACATGAATGGATTGAGCGCAGACTCCGCGTACGCCTGACTCGCACCTGTCCAGTCTTTCTTCTCCTCGAGCACGCCACCCAAACCGATCTGAGAGAACAGACCGTAGATGCCGTTCGCTGGCACTGCAGCCTCCCGGAAGACCCGGGCTGCCTCGTCGAGGTCGCCCTTGGCGAGAGCGGCTCGTGCCCGGTAATACTGGGCACGGGCGAGGCTGGAGGGCGCTTTGACCTGCGACAGCTTCTGAATCACCGCGTCGAGATCAGCGGATTCGGCCGCGGACGAAGCCTCGGTCGCCTTCTCGAAGTCCTCGACCGCCTCGTGCATCTGGACGAAGGACTGGACGTCCTCGGTTCGATTGTGCTCGAAATACCACGCGCCAGCGAGAACCGCGACCACGATCACTGCGGCGAGGAAAGCGACGGCAGCGATCCGCGCCTTCACGAAGTCGAGGACCCGGTTGACCTTGTCTACGAACGGATCTGTCTCGTGTTCCTCGCCCAAGACACGCTTCTGGTTCATCGTTCCTTCCGCTCTTGCAGGTCTCGATGAGACGCCCTCGACCAAGTCGAGGCGAATTATAGACGTGACAGGCACCAGTGTCCAACGATATTCGGCGGCGCGTGTCTTCGGATGTGCGTGAACCTTGTGCCGCGCAGGAACGAGTGCTAGAAGCCTGTGTGCATGTGCCGCCCCACAGGGACAGGAGCCGATCGTGCCAGACCGCATTCCCGTGATTCTCGACACAGACATCGGGTCCGACATCGACGACGCCGTCTGCCTCGCCTACCTGCTGAAACAGCCCGCGTGCGATCTGCTCGGGGTGACGACTGCGACGGGCGATACCAGCCAGCGGGCGGCGCTCGCCCAGCTCTTGTGCGAAGTCGCCGGACGCGACGACGTGCCGGTACACGCGGGAGCATCGGGACCGCTGTTGATCGGCTCCGGTCAACCCCACGTGCCGCAGTACGAGGCGATTCGGCACCGAGCTCACCGGATCGACTTCCCGCCGAACTCCGCGTTGGGCTTCCTGCGCGAGACGATCCGCTCGCGGTCCGGCGAGGTGACCCTACTCGCCATCGGCCCGATGACGAACCTGGGTCTGCTGTTCGCGGCTGATCCGGAGATTCCGTCGCTCCTGAAGGAACTGGTGCTCATGTGCGGCGTGTTCACGTCGGGCAATGGACACGGGCCCGGCGCGCGCGAATGGAACGCTCTGTGCGACCCGGTCGCGACCGCCATCACCTATCGAGCGCGGCCCCCACGGTTCACGTCAATCGGCTTAGAAGTGACGACGCAGTGCGTCCTGGAAGCCGACGAGTGCCGGCGGCGTTTTAGAGAGGCTGGGGGCCCGTTGGGCCTCGTGGCTGACATGGCAGAGGTCTGGTTCCGTGGCGGAGCGCGTCACATCACGTTCCACGACCCGTTGGCAGGAACCGTCATCTTCGAGCCCGGGCTGTGCGAATACACAGACGGAACCGTATCGGTCGAGACGACGAGCTCGGCGCTGGCTGGAATGACGGTGTTCAGCACGCACGGCGAAAGCAAACCGCATCGGATTGCCGTCCGAGTTGACCCGGATCGGTTCTTTGAACACTATTTCGGCGTCGTGTGAGCCCAGGCGTTCGTAGGATATCGGCGGTGTGTGCCCGGATTGGACCAGCAAGACCGCTTTGGGAGAACGGGATGTGGTTATCGGTGTTCGCCCATACGTCAGACGCCGTACGCAGACGTGAAGGGAGCAGGCGGGCTTGATTCGACCCAACTTGCGCTGGGGACCCGGGGTTGCGACAATCATCGTCCTCGCATGCCTGCCCCGCCTCGCGCATGCCTACATCGACCCCGGAACCGGGGCTTTTGTCTGGCAGATCGTCTTGTCGGTCGCTGCCAGTGGTTTGCTGGCAGTGAGAGGCGTGCGGACGCGGATCGTGGGCGCCATCCGTCGAGCCTTCGGGCGCGGCGGCGACAAGGAGCGTTGACCTGCCACCCCGCACAACCTTCCGCGATCCCGACGGTTGCGTCTTTCTGGACGGGGAGCAGGTACTCCGAATGGTGTCGCCCCATGCTGCCCAGCATGTTCGGCGGCTTCTGTCGTCGGAGTTTCTTCAGGACCTGACACGTTCCAAAGCGGTCGTGGGTACGTGGGAGCTCGGCGCCGAGGAGTCCCGACGGGCTCTTCAGCACCTCAACGGCTACGTCCAGACTCCCGACCCGTCGCGTGAGCCCCCGTTGGTCTTGGCGCATGAGCGCATATGGTTCCCGTCCTATCCTCACGAGTGGTGCCCGGAGACGCTTGCGGCAGCGGGCGAGCTGACGCTGGAGCTCGCTCTACGTGGACTCGATGCCGGATTCGGGCTCAAGGATGCCACGCCCCATAACGTTCTATTCCGTGGACCTCAGCCCGTTTTCGTGGATGTGCTTTCGTTCGAGTCGCAAGACCCACATGACCCGATCTGGCTCCCTTACTCGCAGTTCCTGACGACGTTCCTGATCCCGTTGCTTCTGGCAGACCGCGTGCCACTCAGCCAGGTCTTCGTGCGCAGCCGCGAAGGATCGGCGCCAGAGGCGGCGATCCGAAGCCTGTCACGCTGGGAACGCCTTCGTCAGCCGTACCTCTCGTTGGTGTCGCTTCCCGTCCTTCTGGGGTCGCGGGGTACGGCGGCAAGAGCGCGTGTTCATCGTTCACGCCGACAGACGAACCCGGAGGCGGCTCGGACGATCCTCACGGGGTTCCTGCGACGCGTGCGGAAACACCTCCGCCGAGTCTCGTCTCGACGCCCAACTCGATCGGTCTGGTCCACCTACGCCTCCTCACACGATCCAGATTATGCTGCCGTCAAGCTTCGCCAGGTCGAGCGCGTGTTGGCATCGAGGCGTCCCTCGCGAGTGCTCGACGTCGGCTGCAACACGGGCTCCCACAGCCTGACTGCGGCGCGTCTGGGCGCATCCGTTGTGGCGATCGACTCGGACCCGGTTGTCGTCAGCGAGGTTTGGCGCTCTGCGCGACGCGAGACGCTCGATATCCTTCCTCTCGTGGTCGACATTGCCGAACCGAGCCCGGCGTTGGGGTGGTGGAACTCGGAGTGCTTGTCGTTCCTCTCTCGCGCTGCTGGCTCCTTCGATTGCGTCTTGATGCTGGCGCTCGCACACCACCTGCTCATCCGCGCCCGAGTGCCCCTCGACGAGATCGCGTCGCTCGCGTCGCACTTGACCACCGATCTGCTCGTGATCGAGTACGTGCCCCCATCTGATCCTAGGTTTCGCGAGCTGACAGGTGGATGGGGTGACGCGTTCGAGCGCTTGTCGCCAGATGCGTTTGCCAGCGCGTTCAGCTCCACATTCGAAGTCGCGGAATCGCTCCCTCTGCCTCCAACAGACCGACTCCTCTATGTCATGGCGAAGCGCCCATAGCCCCCATGGTCGCTGGTTCGACCTGGGAGTAGCCCTCTCTCTCGCCAACCTGCTGTGCGCGGCGGCGTGGGTCGATTTGCTGAACTCAGCGCCGTTGTACCGCTACCTGGAGCGCAGCCTCACGAGGCACGCTGTTGCCGCTGTGCCCGTGAGTATCATCGCGATGGCGATCGCGCTTTACGGACTCGCGCAGATTGCTCGTCGGCTCCAGTTCACGCGCTATGCTCGCTGGTTGTTCTTCGTCGCCATGGTCGTCGCGGCGGAGAATATGCGTGGAGCCCTCATCCCCCACACGTTGCCACCTCTGAAACGCGTCGCTGTGCGCTTGACCTTCGAGATGGGGTTCGTCGGGAAAACCGTCGTCGTCGCGACATTGACGGCAGCAGTCGCGCTCAGCATTCGATGGGGGAAACAGCTTTCGCGCGGGCTCGCCTTGGGTCTGCTCTTCCTCGTTCCGTTCGCGGCAATCGTTCTGGCTCGATCTGTGCTTGAAGCGCTGTGGTGGGTTCCGCGTCCGCCGCCACACCGCGAGAACATCGTGACCGTCACCGACGGGTCCAGAGCCATGCGGTCTGTCGTTTGGTTGATCTTCGATGAGCTCGACGAGGGGGTCGCTCTGGACACGACGCTCCCTGGGTCGCGCAAGGAGCTCGGCGCATTACGTCACGAGGCGTTCGTCGCGACCGCAGCGCGATCACCCGCGAACGCCACGCTCGAGTCCATACCGGCTCTGCTGACCGGCGAGCCCGTCGTCACGGCAACGCCGGTCGACGACTCAACGCTGACGCTCTCGTTGAGAGACCTAGAGCAGAAGTCCTTTATCTCCTTACCCAACGTCATCGATGACGCCCGTGGCTTGGGCATGCGGACTGCGCTCGTAGGCTGGTGTCATCCGTACGACCGCCTTTTCACCGGGAGCTTGGATACCTGTCACACATACGGAAGTCGCCCCACGATGCTCGAGCCTCAGCCAACGGTTCTCCGTACAGTGGCGCAACACCTCCTGTATGTCTGGCCGCTGGCGCGAGACAGCTACTATCCACGCCGACACCGCCACATGATGGCGGACATTGATGAGACGATAGCGAAGTGGGAGGGTTTTCAGCTCGCAATCTTTCACATGTCCATCCCCCACGCGCCCACGATCTTCGACGCTGAACGCGGCGAGTTCTCGACACTGGACCGCGGCATCGGCGGTGCTATCATCCACAACACAGCACTGGTCGACTACACAATCGGTCAGATTCGTCGGTCGTTGGATGCGCGGGGTCTGTGGGATAGCGCTGCGATCATCGTCAGCTCGGACCACGGCACGCAACGCCACAAGCGCGAGCCGCGAGGCCGCCATGTACCGTTCTTCGTGAAGCTGCCCGACCAGCACACGGGAGCCGTCTACGAGAAGCCGATCAACACGCTCATCACACGAGCGCTTGTCTCCGCCCTCGCTACCGGTAAAGTATCGACTCCCGAGGAACTCGCGGCATGGCTCGATGCCCAACCTGACGCCCAAGCCCCCTGAGTACTGACTCCACATCAGGACGAGGTCATGTGACCTCTTCGCCGCGTCTCAGGTTAGGCTTGGCGACGCACTGCAGGGCAATACGTGGGGTTCCTCGCTTCAAAGGTCTCTCCTGAAGCCCATCCTCAACATAGTGATGTGCGAGGCGAGAGATGGCATCCACTGGTTG from Candidatus Poribacteria bacterium encodes the following:
- a CDS encoding endonuclease MutS2 (MutS2; MutS-II; involved in blocking homologous and homeologous recombination; has ATPase activity stimulated by recombination intermediates; inhibits DNA strand exchange), producing MKRFVHKGVLMIPSEAGTLEFQKLKEMVETYAVSSSGKSRTQAAAPQLDADAVRRELQATDDVKHIELSHQGLPLHGLRTVDAHLTRLEKGSVLEPETLVEIAGHLRVSRKLLAFLIRIEVADEYPELARRCSELARFPSLEERLEASISPEGEVLNSASPELRRIRHALHRVREQIQERLEGVLRNPSNAEAIQERVITLRNDRYVVPIRQDFRGQVPGVVQGMSASGVTVFVEPLAVVEANNELHALFQREHVEVQRILRELSDELRAQLEGLRANASVLTELDFLRAKARFAVDYACITPIIEDHAVVELRKARHPILEHRIRQERSTEGAARRVVPIDITLGERSQGVIVTGPNTGGKTVALKTVGLLTLMAMSGIPVPADYGSRFGLFTGVFADIGDEQSIEQSLSTFSSHLTRIIRYLANASPSTLVLLDEIGAGTDPDEGAALAMALLDGFLNRGALVLVTTHYGALKAYAHESPHLINASMEFDLDTLSPTFRMQVGLPGSSHAVRIAERL
- a CDS encoding aldo/keto reductase translates to MRTRTFGRTGLSVSEVGFGGGRIRSTDDVPQCADVIRYAMDSGIDFLDTAPSYGDGSSERVIAEAVRGRRDQVVIATKTKSFIPTEIGNDVVGSLRRLRTDFVDVLQFHGGWFEEHEASAALDDGIDAFSRLRDEGKVRFFGFSADGPSAGVERMIASDEFDMIQTQYSLMYQSTSDGFTGEGIIPQAIEMGMGVATMRSTTSGTFGRLLAATGGSIRHGGDVEAFLLNYVLSNPFVHVALLSLQSREDVDRACRVSDDLALRLDLKALHGG
- a CDS encoding nucleoside hydrolase, whose amino-acid sequence is MPDRIPVILDTDIGSDIDDAVCLAYLLKQPACDLLGVTTATGDTSQRAALAQLLCEVAGRDDVPVHAGASGPLLIGSGQPHVPQYEAIRHRAHRIDFPPNSALGFLRETIRSRSGEVTLLAIGPMTNLGLLFAADPEIPSLLKELVLMCGVFTSGNGHGPGAREWNALCDPVATAITYRARPPRFTSIGLEVTTQCVLEADECRRRFREAGGPLGLVADMAEVWFRGGARHITFHDPLAGTVIFEPGLCEYTDGTVSVETTSSALAGMTVFSTHGESKPHRIAVRVDPDRFFEHYFGVV
- a CDS encoding methyltransferase domain-containing protein, with protein sequence MVSPHAAQHVRRLLSSEFLQDLTRSKAVVGTWELGAEESRRALQHLNGYVQTPDPSREPPLVLAHERIWFPSYPHEWCPETLAAAGELTLELALRGLDAGFGLKDATPHNVLFRGPQPVFVDVLSFESQDPHDPIWLPYSQFLTTFLIPLLLADRVPLSQVFVRSREGSAPEAAIRSLSRWERLRQPYLSLVSLPVLLGSRGTAARARVHRSRRQTNPEAARTILTGFLRRVRKHLRRVSSRRPTRSVWSTYASSHDPDYAAVKLRQVERVLASRRPSRVLDVGCNTGSHSLTAARLGASVVAIDSDPVVVSEVWRSARRETLDILPLVVDIAEPSPALGWWNSECLSFLSRAAGSFDCVLMLALAHHLLIRARVPLDEIASLASHLTTDLLVIEYVPPSDPRFRELTGGWGDAFERLSPDAFASAFSSTFEVAESLPLPPTDRLLYVMAKRP